The following proteins are encoded in a genomic region of Arcobacter cloacae:
- a CDS encoding PIG-L deacetylase family protein gives MNKILVVAVHPDDETLGCSGTLLKHKAKEDEIHWLICTTIDENHSYYETREKEIEKVSELYNFDSVHNLRLKTMQVDEYSMSELVRKISKVISEIKPNIIYLPFKGDVHSDHRKIFEASYSCTKSFRYPFIKKIYMMETLSETEFAPSTKEDSFIPNVFVDISDFIDKKLEIMQIFKSEIAEHPFPRNERNIKALATFRGAISGCEYAESFMLLKEIL, from the coding sequence ATGAATAAAATTTTGGTTGTTGCTGTTCATCCAGATGACGAAACATTAGGATGTAGTGGTACTTTATTGAAACATAAAGCAAAAGAAGATGAGATTCATTGGCTTATTTGTACCACTATAGATGAAAATCATAGTTACTATGAAACAAGAGAAAAAGAGATAGAAAAAGTATCAGAACTATATAATTTTGATAGTGTTCATAATTTAAGATTAAAAACTATGCAAGTTGATGAGTATTCTATGAGTGAGCTTGTAAGAAAAATTTCAAAAGTGATAAGTGAAATTAAGCCAAATATTATTTATCTTCCTTTTAAAGGAGATGTTCATAGTGATCATAGAAAGATTTTTGAAGCAAGTTATAGTTGTACAAAATCATTTCGATATCCATTTATCAAAAAAATTTATATGATGGAAACTTTGAGTGAAACAGAGTTTGCACCAAGTACTAAAGAAGATAGCTTTATTCCAAATGTATTTGTAGATATTAGTGATTTTATAGATAAAAAGCTTGAAATTATGCAAATTTTTAAAAGTGAAATAGCAGAACATCCATTTCCAAGAAATGAAAGAAATATAAAAGCACTAGCAACTTTTAGAGGAGCTATAAGTGGATGTGAATATGCTGAAAGTTTCATGTTATTAAAGGAAATTTTATGA
- a CDS encoding NeuD/PglB/VioB family sugar acetyltransferase → MKEKMVLIGGGGHCHSVIDVVEQENRYEIIGIVDTKENIGKKVLDYEVIACDDDLETIFETCKNALITVGQIESNKTRVKIYNKLKEIGFNLPVIISPLAYVSKHSVIEEGTVIMHQALINANVKIGKNCIINTKALIEHDCIVEDNCHISTASVINGGVIVKENSFFGSNATSKQGIKIDGFIKVGSLVK, encoded by the coding sequence ATGAAAGAAAAAATGGTTCTAATTGGTGGTGGTGGGCATTGTCATAGTGTTATTGATGTAGTTGAGCAAGAAAATAGATATGAAATTATTGGTATAGTTGATACTAAAGAAAATATAGGTAAAAAAGTTTTAGATTATGAAGTTATTGCTTGTGATGATGATTTAGAAACGATTTTTGAAACTTGTAAAAATGCACTCATAACAGTAGGACAAATAGAATCAAATAAAACAAGAGTTAAAATATATAATAAATTAAAAGAAATAGGTTTTAATTTACCTGTAATAATTTCTCCACTAGCATATGTTTCTAAACATAGTGTTATAGAAGAAGGAACAGTTATTATGCATCAAGCATTAATAAATGCAAATGTAAAAATTGGAAAAAATTGTATAATAAATACAAAAGCACTTATTGAGCATGATTGTATTGTAGAAGATAATTGCCATATTTCAACAGCAAGTGTAATAAATGGTGGAGTTATTGTAAAAGAAAATAGTTTTTTTGGAAGTAATGCAACTTCTAAACAAGGTATAAAAATAGATGGATTTATAAAAGTGGGGAGTTTAGTAAAATGA
- a CDS encoding LegC family aminotransferase, giving the protein MQKIVDFIKETFKTNEFIPLHEPRFIGNEKKYLNDCIDSTFVSSVGKYVDTFEKEFAKIVGSRYAIATVNGTAALHISLLLADVKKDDEVITQPLTFIATCNAISYIGAKPIFVDVDLDTMGLSPENLKDFLEQNCEIIENKCVNKTTGKTIKACVPMHTFGHPCKIDEIKEICDIWHITLVEDAAESLGSYYKDKHTGTFGKVGAFSFNGNKIITSGGGGVIVTDDETLAKRAKHITTTAKIPHLYEYVHDEIGYNYRLPNINAALLVAQLEQLEKFLASKRELAVKYKEFFTTNNMNFIIEPKDSKSNYWLQAVLLNDVNQRNEFLDFTNKNGVMTRPLWKLMNELEMFKDCQKTDLKNAKYLEERVVNIPSSVIS; this is encoded by the coding sequence ATGCAAAAAATAGTTGATTTTATAAAAGAAACATTTAAAACAAATGAGTTTATACCCTTACATGAACCAAGATTTATTGGTAACGAAAAGAAATATTTAAATGATTGTATAGATTCAACATTTGTATCAAGTGTTGGAAAATATGTTGATACTTTTGAAAAAGAATTTGCCAAAATAGTGGGAAGTAGATATGCAATAGCAACTGTAAATGGTACCGCTGCTCTTCATATTTCACTACTTTTAGCAGATGTGAAAAAAGATGATGAAGTTATAACTCAACCACTTACTTTTATTGCAACTTGTAATGCTATTAGTTATATAGGAGCAAAACCTATATTTGTTGATGTTGATTTAGACACTATGGGTTTAAGTCCTGAAAATCTGAAAGATTTTTTAGAACAAAATTGTGAAATTATAGAAAATAAATGTGTAAATAAAACAACTGGAAAAACTATAAAAGCATGTGTTCCTATGCATACTTTTGGGCATCCATGTAAGATAGATGAAATAAAAGAAATTTGTGATATTTGGCATATTACTTTAGTTGAAGATGCAGCTGAAAGTCTGGGAAGTTATTATAAAGATAAACATACTGGAACTTTTGGAAAAGTTGGAGCATTTTCTTTTAATGGTAATAAAATTATAACTTCAGGTGGTGGAGGAGTTATTGTTACAGATGATGAAACATTAGCTAAAAGAGCAAAACATATCACTACAACTGCAAAAATTCCTCATCTATACGAATATGTACATGACGAAATAGGTTATAACTATCGACTTCCTAATATTAACGCTGCACTTTTAGTTGCTCAACTTGAACAATTAGAAAAGTTTTTAGCTTCAAAAAGAGAGTTAGCAGTAAAATATAAAGAGTTTTTTACAACAAATAATATGAATTTTATAATTGAACCAAAAGATTCAAAATCAAACTACTGGCTTCAAGCAGTTTTATTAAATGATGTAAATCAAAGAAATGAATTTTTGGATTTTACAAATAAAAATGGTGTAATGACAAGACCTCTTTGGAAACTTATGAATGAACTTGAAATGTTTAAAGATTGTCAAAAAACAGATTTAAAAAATGCAAAATATCTTGAAGAAAGAGTTGTAAATATTCCAAGTTCGGTGATTTCATAA
- a CDS encoding class I SAM-dependent methyltransferase: protein MKQNKESWNKIYDKGYSYMMYPDETLVILYHRIKNILPNHITCLDYGFGSGNNSEFIIDKVNEFYGIEISEIAKEITSKRLFSYENFDKNNLFINSNNYVEEFEEKFDLILAWHVISYNTDESVKEVISHFHKYLKKGGILITTLATREDISYYYSKEISKNTFQVDERIPSQKDCIVVIPENKEDFENYFEKFSILDIGFKQRTSFLKPEETSSHYFGVLRKDY from the coding sequence ATGAAGCAAAACAAAGAATCATGGAATAAAATTTATGACAAAGGATACTCATATATGATGTATCCAGATGAAACCTTAGTTATTTTGTATCATAGAATAAAAAATATTCTTCCTAATCATATAACTTGCTTAGATTATGGTTTTGGAAGTGGTAATAATTCTGAGTTTATTATTGATAAGGTAAATGAGTTTTATGGTATTGAAATTTCAGAGATTGCAAAAGAGATTACATCAAAAAGATTATTTTCTTATGAAAATTTTGATAAGAACAATTTGTTTATAAATTCAAATAATTATGTGGAAGAGTTTGAAGAGAAATTTGATTTAATACTTGCTTGGCATGTAATATCATATAATACAGATGAATCGGTAAAAGAGGTTATTTCACATTTTCATAAATATCTTAAAAAAGGTGGAATATTAATAACAACCCTTGCAACTAGAGAAGATATCTCATATTATTATTCAAAAGAAATTTCAAAAAATACCTTTCAAGTTGATGAAAGAATCCCTTCACAAAAGGATTGTATTGTAGTAATTCCTGAAAATAAAGAGGATTTTGAGAATTACTTTGAAAAGTTTAGTATTTTAGATATTGGATTTAAGCAAAGAACATCATTTCTTAAACCTGAAGAGACTTCCTCTCATTATTTTGGAGTGTTACGAAAGGATTATTAA
- a CDS encoding FAD-dependent oxidoreductase, which yields MKRVVIIGGGISGLTTAYLLANSGEYEVHIVEKTDRLGGLLKSFDYDEYGYFDYGAHNILETGIKDLDDFYLNLFDENEWQVTTTINGQLRALTGLMYNKKLQENSPFMDLRENEKISEYIGDFFQNLNLNNSEFEDLHKKDAYSYSLFLFGVKITDEIIVPAIKKLYQKHPKDLNTMVLFLTQFTRIVLFEEHIMKELVHCKNIGSRLSYTEQMNLPNEYLVHLRSLYPKSYGIYKVIDAIEKKLRDMNVIFHMNSTVTNLQVDFNKVEKVEINGINYKIDKIVSSIGVYPLSQMLNINLDKSLKFDNHPKTVITNILIDKKLKCGELSFIYSYDQGTSIFRVDNYINYCEGAKRKGYYPISVETLHFEEPNKEKLEEKIISELFEYNMLEPHTQIMFIKTEVLEYGFPFLTQNNIENTNIIRKEIKSLNLKNLVSIGILSEEGLFFESHVIKDAYLKIKEIL from the coding sequence ATGAAACGAGTAGTTATTATAGGTGGAGGTATTTCGGGCTTAACAACAGCTTACTTACTGGCAAATAGTGGAGAATATGAAGTTCATATTGTAGAAAAAACTGATAGATTAGGGGGATTATTAAAATCTTTTGACTATGATGAATATGGTTATTTTGACTATGGTGCTCATAATATATTAGAGACAGGAATAAAAGATTTAGATGACTTCTATTTAAATTTGTTTGATGAAAATGAATGGCAAGTGACTACAACAATTAATGGACAGTTAAGAGCATTGACTGGATTAATGTATAATAAAAAGCTTCAAGAAAATTCACCTTTTATGGATTTAAGAGAGAATGAAAAAATTTCTGAATATATTGGAGATTTTTTTCAAAATCTTAATTTAAATAATTCAGAATTTGAAGACTTACATAAAAAAGATGCATATTCATACTCTTTGTTTTTATTTGGGGTAAAAATTACGGATGAGATAATTGTTCCAGCAATTAAAAAGCTGTATCAGAAACACCCGAAAGATTTAAATACAATGGTTCTTTTTTTAACTCAATTTACTAGAATTGTTTTATTTGAAGAGCATATTATGAAAGAACTAGTTCATTGTAAAAATATAGGTTCAAGGCTCAGTTATACTGAACAAATGAATCTTCCTAATGAATATTTAGTTCATTTAAGAAGTCTTTATCCTAAGAGTTATGGGATTTATAAAGTAATAGATGCAATTGAAAAAAAATTAAGAGATATGAACGTTATATTTCACATGAATTCAACAGTAACGAATTTGCAAGTAGATTTTAATAAAGTTGAAAAAGTAGAGATAAATGGTATAAATTATAAAATAGATAAGATTGTTTCTTCAATAGGAGTGTATCCATTATCGCAGATGTTAAATATTAATCTGGATAAATCTTTAAAATTTGATAATCACCCAAAAACAGTGATTACAAATATTCTTATAGATAAAAAGTTAAAATGTGGTGAGTTAAGTTTTATTTATTCTTATGATCAAGGAACAAGTATATTTAGAGTTGACAATTACATTAACTATTGTGAAGGTGCAAAGAGAAAAGGTTACTATCCAATAAGTGTTGAAACATTACATTTTGAAGAACCTAATAAGGAGAAACTTGAAGAAAAAATCATTAGTGAACTTTTTGAATATAATATGTTAGAACCTCATACTCAAATAATGTTTATAAAGACAGAAGTTTTAGAGTATGGATTTCCTTTTTTGACTCAAAATAATATAGAGAATACTAATATAATAAGAAAAGAAATAAAAAGTTTAAATTTAAAAAATTTAGTAAGTATAGGTATATTAAGTGAAGAAGGTTTATTTTTCGAAAGTCATGTAATAAAAGATGCATATTTAAAAATCAAGGAGATATTATGA
- the neuB gene encoding N-acetylneuraminate synthase produces MNKVFIIAEAGVNHNGSVDLAKKLIDVASEAGADAVKFQTFKTENLVSINAQKAEYQKKTTSTEENQFEMIKKLELDVDTHKILLEYCNFKNIMFLSTPFDNDSVNLLDDLGLKIFKIPSGEITNLPYLEQIGKLNKQIILSTGMADIGEIEDALDILINSGTKKENITILHTNTEYPTPMEDVNLKAMNTIGYTFNCNYGYSDHTLGIEVDIAAVAMGATVIEKHFTLDKNMKGPDHQASLEPSELKAMVKAIRNIELALGNGIKKPSKSESKNIITARKSIVANSEIRKGDLLTKENLGVKRPSNGISPMNWYDIIGTIAKKDYKKDEII; encoded by the coding sequence ATGAATAAAGTATTTATAATAGCAGAAGCAGGAGTAAATCATAACGGTTCAGTTGATCTTGCAAAAAAACTAATTGATGTTGCAAGTGAAGCAGGAGCTGATGCCGTTAAATTTCAAACATTTAAAACAGAAAATTTAGTTTCTATAAATGCTCAAAAAGCTGAGTATCAAAAAAAAACTACTTCTACAGAAGAAAATCAGTTTGAAATGATTAAAAAGTTAGAATTAGATGTAGATACACATAAAATACTTCTTGAATATTGTAATTTTAAGAATATAATGTTTTTATCTACTCCTTTTGATAATGATAGTGTAAACTTATTAGATGATTTAGGATTAAAGATTTTTAAAATTCCAAGTGGAGAGATAACAAATCTACCTTATTTAGAACAAATAGGAAAATTAAACAAGCAAATAATATTATCTACAGGGATGGCTGATATAGGGGAAATAGAAGATGCACTTGATATTCTTATTAATTCTGGCACAAAAAAAGAAAATATTACTATTCTTCATACAAATACAGAGTATCCAACGCCAATGGAGGATGTTAATTTAAAAGCTATGAATACAATTGGATATACTTTTAATTGTAATTATGGATATAGTGATCATACATTAGGAATAGAAGTTGATATAGCAGCAGTTGCTATGGGTGCAACAGTTATAGAAAAACATTTTACTTTAGACAAGAATATGAAAGGACCAGATCATCAGGCTTCATTAGAACCTTCAGAGTTAAAAGCAATGGTTAAAGCAATAAGAAATATAGAACTAGCATTGGGAAATGGAATTAAAAAACCTTCAAAAAGTGAATCTAAAAATATCATTACAGCAAGAAAGTCAATAGTAGCAAATAGTGAAATTAGGAAAGGTGATTTATTAACTAAAGAAAATCTTGGTGTGAAAAGACCTTCAAATGGAATTAGTCCGATGAACTGGTATGATATTATAGGCACTATTGCAAAGAAAGATTACAAAAAGGACGAAATAATATGA
- the neuC gene encoding UDP-N-acetylglucosamine 2-epimerase: protein MKILGITSIRSDYDLLSSLYTKLHEDHEIELKLLVSGAHLSKNFGFSKKQIESDNLDILLEIETLISSDTPKSRLKTASILLQNSIDVVSFFNPDLILYAGDREDVIIGGLLSMYLNIPSIHFYGGDHEKDMGNDTYIRHATSKLSSLHFVSNEMHKKRLISLGESEKRIFNIGSISLDRLFKYNKLNIQEILSRNIPLNYALMIFHPMENEDSKMIFKEILSILKEKKIFTIVSYPNSDPNHQGIIELIEEFINYKDEFYFYKNLSRDVYLTIFNNCQFIIGNSSAGIYEAATLKKFAVNVGLRQKDRLKSDNIIYCSSNKTDIEDAINFVINPNNKNILDNVVNPFGDGHSSEKAYLLIKKIDFKNFLIKDEDPLELINE from the coding sequence ATGAAAATTCTTGGAATAACATCAATTCGTTCAGATTATGATTTACTATCGTCTTTGTATACAAAATTACATGAAGATCATGAAATTGAGTTGAAACTTTTGGTATCAGGAGCTCATTTATCAAAAAATTTTGGTTTTTCAAAGAAGCAGATAGAATCTGATAATTTAGATATTTTATTAGAAATTGAAACTTTAATTAGTTCTGATACTCCAAAATCAAGACTTAAAACAGCAAGTATTTTACTTCAAAATAGTATTGACGTTGTTTCATTTTTTAATCCTGATTTAATTCTCTATGCGGGAGATAGAGAAGACGTGATAATAGGTGGGCTATTAAGTATGTATTTAAATATTCCTTCTATACATTTTTATGGAGGAGACCATGAAAAAGATATGGGAAATGATACATATATTCGTCATGCTACATCAAAATTATCTAGTTTGCATTTTGTATCAAATGAAATGCATAAAAAAAGGTTAATATCTTTAGGAGAATCAGAGAAAAGAATATTTAATATTGGAAGTATAAGTTTGGATAGACTTTTTAAATATAATAAATTGAATATTCAGGAAATTTTAAGTAGAAATATTCCTTTAAACTATGCATTAATGATTTTTCATCCTATGGAAAATGAAGATAGTAAAATGATATTTAAAGAAATATTATCTATTCTTAAAGAAAAGAAAATATTTACAATAGTCAGTTATCCAAATAGTGATCCTAACCATCAAGGAATAATTGAATTAATTGAAGAATTTATTAATTATAAGGATGAATTTTATTTTTATAAAAATTTATCAAGAGATGTATATTTGACTATTTTTAATAATTGTCAATTTATTATAGGTAATTCTTCGGCAGGTATTTATGAAGCTGCAACACTAAAAAAATTTGCTGTAAACGTTGGGTTAAGACAAAAAGATAGATTAAAGAGTGATAATATTATATATTGTTCATCTAATAAAACAGATATTGAAGATGCAATTAATTTTGTTATTAATCCTAATAATAAAAATATTTTAGATAATGTTGTAAATCCTTTTGGTGATGGACATAGTTCTGAAAAGGCCTACTTATTAATTAAGAAAATTGATTTTAAAAATTTTTTGATTAAAGATGAAGATCCATTAGAGTTAATCAATGAATAA
- a CDS encoding ATP-grasp domain-containing protein, with amino-acid sequence MKNKLNILITTVGGMTSPDILRAYKDCDEFEINLIGVDAFEFAVGKKFVDIFELSPNSVVNEKLFVEFIQEMVKKYKVDVVIPCGNEDNLALSKYSELVSCKIMVSSYDSLIKAYDKGTVYKELTEHMPEHAPRYEIVNNYEQFMISIKKLGYPNNKVVIKPRFGRGGRGVYILCNKFNFQNVFESKPITEYPLEFFEKILRDENKFDDLIIMEYLDEPYYSVYSISNNGENIFSLNHIREWGNASQTFRGRVCYDVKIENLAAKIIEKFNLSYTNNIELATSSDGRIVLFDLNPRIGASSGIDKDIGFNFPLEALKLLLGSNITVDKSKFEKPKIFLRYFDQVWDHND; translated from the coding sequence ATGAAAAACAAATTAAATATACTAATAACTACAGTAGGTGGAATGACGAGTCCTGATATTTTAAGGGCATATAAAGATTGTGATGAATTTGAAATAAATCTTATTGGTGTTGATGCTTTTGAATTTGCTGTAGGAAAGAAATTTGTAGATATATTTGAACTTTCTCCTAATAGTGTTGTAAATGAAAAACTATTTGTTGAGTTTATACAAGAAATGGTTAAAAAGTATAAAGTTGATGTAGTAATACCATGTGGAAATGAAGATAATTTAGCACTATCTAAATATAGTGAATTAGTTTCATGTAAAATAATGGTGAGTTCATACGATAGTTTAATTAAAGCATATGATAAAGGAACAGTTTATAAAGAATTAACAGAGCATATGCCAGAACATGCTCCTAGATATGAGATTGTAAATAATTATGAACAGTTTATGATATCAATTAAAAAATTAGGTTATCCAAACAATAAAGTAGTTATAAAACCGAGATTTGGAAGAGGTGGAAGAGGTGTATATATTCTTTGTAACAAATTTAATTTTCAAAATGTATTTGAATCAAAGCCAATTACCGAGTATCCTTTAGAATTTTTTGAAAAAATTTTAAGAGATGAAAATAAATTTGATGATTTAATAATAATGGAATATTTAGATGAACCTTATTATAGTGTTTATTCCATTTCTAATAATGGGGAAAATATTTTTTCATTAAATCATATTCGTGAATGGGGAAATGCTTCTCAAACATTTAGAGGAAGAGTATGTTATGATGTAAAAATTGAAAATTTGGCAGCTAAAATAATTGAAAAGTTTAATTTATCTTATACTAATAATATAGAATTAGCGACATCAAGTGATGGGAGAATTGTTTTATTTGATTTAAATCCTCGGATAGGTGCAAGTAGTGGTATAGATAAAGATATTGGTTTTAATTTTCCTTTAGAGGCATTGAAACTGTTATTGGGAAGTAATATAACTGTAGATAAATCTAAGTTTGAAAAACCCAAAATTTTTTTAAGATATTTTGATCAAGTTTGGGATCATAATGATTAA
- a CDS encoding HAD family hydrolase, which translates to MIKSVLFDLDNTLYDEDEYFKKVFKLFALKNEINYSKILEIFDDNNFRIRNKDLFSEVLKEINFYTEDRQNELFELYKSIDCSLKLYDDAINILGYLRRLNIKVVVITNGVVEVQRNKVKSLSLDKYVDFIVYAREKGIEYEKPHSYSFEKALELVNSKNNEVIYIGDHPYTDIVGAEKLKIKTLRFLNGYASNIVYDSKLNIKSLIELKKYIR; encoded by the coding sequence ATGATTAAATCAGTTTTGTTTGACCTTGATAATACACTATATGATGAAGATGAATATTTTAAAAAAGTTTTTAAGTTATTTGCATTAAAAAATGAGATAAATTATAGTAAGATTTTAGAAATTTTTGATGATAATAATTTTAGAATTAGAAATAAGGATCTTTTTAGTGAAGTATTAAAAGAAATAAACTTTTATACAGAAGATAGACAAAATGAGTTATTTGAATTGTATAAGAGTATAGATTGCTCATTAAAACTTTATGATGATGCGATAAATATTTTAGGTTATTTACGTAGGTTAAATATAAAAGTTGTAGTTATAACAAATGGTGTAGTTGAAGTTCAAAGAAATAAGGTAAAATCATTAAGCTTAGATAAATATGTAGATTTTATAGTTTATGCAAGAGAAAAAGGTATTGAATATGAAAAACCACATAGTTATTCTTTTGAAAAAGCATTAGAATTAGTAAATAGTAAAAATAATGAAGTTATTTATATAGGAGATCATCCGTATACTGATATTGTAGGAGCAGAAAAACTAAAAATTAAAACACTTAGATTTCTAAATGGTTATGCGTCAAATATTGTGTATGACTCTAAGTTGAATATTAAGAGTCTAATTGAATTAAAAAAATATATAAGGTAA
- a CDS encoding UDP-N-acetylglucosamine 4,6-dehydratase, translating into MNVLNLIGRTKELFVEDINNHEKELSKIVTNSTFLVIGGAGSIGQAVTKEIFKRNPKKLHVVDISENNMVELVRDIRSSFGYIDGEFATFALDIGSLEYDAFIKADGKYDYVLNLSALKHVRSEKDPYTLMRMIETNVFNTDKTLKQSCKNGTKKYFCVSTDKAANPVNMMGASKRIMEMFVMRKSKQIDVSMARFANVAFSDGSLLHGFNQRIQKNQPIVAPNDIKRYFVTPQESGELCLMSCIFGENRDIFFPKLSENLHLITFADIAVKYLKNLGYEPYLCKDEDEARELVKTLPLEGKWPCLFTPSDTTGEKDFEEFFTDKEVLDMAKFENLGIIKNEALFDEDKLNHFEKTIKNFKSNLSWTKEDIVKEFFTMIPDFGHKETGKYLDGKM; encoded by the coding sequence ATGAATGTACTAAATTTAATAGGAAGGACAAAAGAGTTATTTGTAGAAGATATAAATAATCATGAGAAAGAACTTTCTAAAATAGTGACAAATTCGACATTTTTAGTTATAGGAGGAGCAGGTTCTATTGGTCAAGCAGTAACTAAAGAAATATTTAAAAGAAATCCAAAAAAACTTCATGTGGTTGATATTAGCGAAAATAATATGGTTGAATTAGTTCGAGATATACGAAGTAGTTTTGGTTACATAGATGGAGAATTTGCTACATTTGCACTTGATATAGGAAGCCTTGAATATGATGCTTTTATAAAAGCAGATGGAAAATATGATTATGTTTTAAATTTATCAGCTTTAAAACATGTAAGAAGTGAAAAAGATCCATATACACTTATGAGAATGATTGAAACGAATGTATTTAATACAGATAAAACTCTTAAACAATCATGTAAGAATGGAACTAAAAAGTACTTTTGTGTAAGTACAGATAAAGCGGCAAATCCAGTAAATATGATGGGTGCTAGTAAAAGAATTATGGAAATGTTTGTAATGCGAAAATCAAAACAAATAGATGTTTCAATGGCTAGATTTGCAAATGTTGCTTTTAGTGATGGAAGTTTATTACATGGATTTAATCAAAGAATTCAAAAAAATCAACCAATAGTTGCTCCAAATGATATAAAAAGATATTTTGTAACTCCTCAAGAAAGTGGTGAACTTTGCCTTATGTCATGTATTTTCGGTGAAAATAGAGATATCTTTTTCCCAAAATTAAGTGAAAATTTACATCTTATCACTTTTGCAGATATTGCAGTTAAATATTTAAAAAATTTAGGATATGAACCATATTTATGTAAAGATGAAGATGAAGCAAGAGAATTGGTAAAAACTTTACCATTAGAGGGTAAATGGCCTTGTTTATTCACACCTAGTGATACAACAGGTGAAAAGGATTTTGAAGAGTTTTTTACTGATAAAGAAGTTTTAGATATGGCTAAATTTGAAAATCTTGGAATTATTAAAAATGAAGCTTTATTTGATGAAGATAAATTAAATCATTTTGAAAAAACTATTAAAAATTTTAAATCAAATTTATCTTGGACAAAAGAAGATATTGTTAAAGAATTTTTTACGATGATTCCAGATTTTGGGCATAAAGAGACAGGTAAATATCTTGATGGGAAAATGTAA